A genome region from Candidatus Aegiribacteria sp. includes the following:
- a CDS encoding TIGR01212 family radical SAM protein (This family includes YhcC from E. coli K-12, an uncharacterized radical SAM protein.) → MDRGRIRNLNGFLKQIFGTRVYKIGLWGGFTCPNRDGSIGTGGCSFCNPAGSRPMTFKEGMSITEQLEAGSRYVASRYKVDSFLAYFQDYSTTYADTDKLNTLYSTALDFPGVVGLTLCTRPDCLNAKILDLLEEFSERTFLLVELGVQTSNDRILKDMNRCHTSKDTLSAMEKLHSRSILTTAQMIIGYPGSDDEDILTDAEFILRTGTSGLKLQNLHVVKDTALERMYLNNEFSLITIDKYIDRVVTFLEYTEPWVVIQRLTGEAHHDLTVAPKWSRIKQSVVNGIHEALEDRNSWQGKKLGHPRTALDAPFPNVRTHWNLN, encoded by the coding sequence ATGGACCGGGGACGCATTCGCAACCTCAACGGTTTCCTCAAGCAGATTTTCGGTACCAGAGTCTATAAAATTGGTCTCTGGGGTGGATTCACATGCCCCAATCGGGATGGAAGTATCGGGACCGGAGGATGTTCATTCTGCAACCCAGCAGGCAGTCGTCCGATGACCTTTAAAGAAGGCATGTCAATCACTGAGCAGTTGGAAGCCGGCTCCCGATATGTTGCATCCAGATATAAAGTTGACAGTTTTCTGGCCTATTTTCAGGACTATTCCACGACCTATGCAGATACAGACAAATTGAATACACTTTATTCAACAGCGCTTGATTTTCCTGGAGTTGTCGGCCTGACTCTCTGCACAAGGCCGGATTGTCTGAATGCAAAGATTCTTGATCTACTGGAAGAATTTTCAGAAAGAACCTTTCTCCTGGTTGAACTGGGTGTTCAAACATCGAATGACAGAATTCTGAAGGATATGAACAGGTGTCATACATCGAAAGACACTCTGAGTGCAATGGAAAAGCTTCACTCAAGGAGTATCCTTACTACAGCTCAGATGATAATCGGTTATCCTGGATCCGATGATGAAGATATTCTCACTGATGCGGAATTCATTCTAAGAACAGGAACTTCAGGATTGAAACTGCAGAACCTTCATGTGGTAAAAGACACCGCGCTTGAAAGAATGTACCTTAACAATGAATTCAGCTTAATAACGATTGATAAATACATTGATAGAGTCGTTACTTTCCTCGAGTATACGGAACCGTGGGTCGTAATACAGAGACTGACCGGAGAGGCTCATCATGATCTGACAGTGGCTCCAAAATGGTCTCGGATCAAACAATCGGTAGTAAACGGAATACATGAGGCACTCGAAGACAGGAACAGCTGGCAGGGCAAGAAACTCGGACATCCCAGAACTGCGCTGGACGCTCCTTTCCCCAACGTAAGAACACACTGGAATCTCAACTGA
- a CDS encoding asparagine--tRNA ligase, whose product MIERSTIQSVLAGECKDEIVTVYGWIRTARMGKNVAFASINDGSSSSVLQVVFDRDRFTDDELSGLSTGACIRISGKLIDSPGTEQSQEINAEQLEIIGPVGDDYPLQKKRHSIEFLRTIPHLRPRTNTFGAVFRMSHHLSLAIHRFFDENGFFFIHAPLITTSDAEGAGEA is encoded by the coding sequence ATGATAGAGCGCTCAACAATCCAGTCTGTTCTTGCAGGAGAATGTAAGGATGAGATTGTTACTGTCTACGGTTGGATCAGAACAGCCAGAATGGGTAAAAATGTAGCTTTTGCCTCTATAAATGATGGCTCATCTTCTTCTGTTCTTCAGGTTGTTTTTGACAGAGACCGATTCACGGATGATGAACTCTCAGGGCTTTCCACCGGTGCATGCATCAGGATCAGCGGTAAACTGATTGATTCACCGGGTACTGAGCAGTCACAAGAGATCAATGCTGAACAGCTGGAGATTATCGGTCCCGTTGGAGATGATTATCCTCTTCAGAAAAAAAGGCATTCCATCGAGTTTCTAAGGACAATCCCTCACCTCAGACCCAGGACGAATACATTCGGCGCTGTATTCCGGATGAGCCACCACCTCAGCCTCGCGATCCACAGGTTCTTCGATGAAAACGGTTTCTTCTTTATCCATGCACCGCTTATTACAACAAGCGATGCCGAGGGGGCCGGAGAAGCCTT